GTCTGTAGATGctgtggtgcccatgggcacccaTAGGCCACCATGTATTTATGGATTATTTTTTAATGGCAAGCACTTCcttcacctgtgtgtgtgtgtgcactcaaGTATGCTTTGTATGTGTGCAATTGAGAGAAATGCACTTGGGCAGTGAGAAAAGGAGAGAtgatggggcccccttttataTTTTTACTGGTACAGGCTACATTGGTTGTCGAACGCCCTGggacttggacgttttggctcccaaacaccgcaaacccataAGTGATTGTTCCAGcttgtgaacgttcttttggaacccaaatgtccaacggggcttccgtggcttatgatcctgcagccaatcagaagccgcaatttggtttttgaacattttggaagtcaaacagacttttggaacggattctgttcaacttccaaggtacgactgtattggagAATGTTCCCTGTGGTTAGCCAGCAACAGCTTCAGTGTATGTGTGCAGAATAAATATTATGAGATCTCCACAATCAGAACCAGCAGGACATAGGCGACATCCCATGTCAACCATGTGGTTGTCTGGAGGGGAGCAAAAAATACTCTTCTAATTTTTTGTTATGCCATGCTCACACAGCACTGGCtcagaattcaaaatgtgcccagTGGACCAAAAATGTTGGCAACCCTTTAGCAAGGAAAGGGCATTCAGCTAAAACCAACAAGTGTGCACGAGCTGCCACTGGGGCTTCTGGCTAGGAGTTGTCTTGATGGTTCTAccccctcccttctttctgcCATAGGCTCAcaactctttctctctttccacagcGTGAGTGTATCTCAGTTCATGTCGGCCAGGCTGGCGTGCAGATGGGCAACACCTGTTGGGAGCTGTATTGCTTGGAACATGGGattcagccagatggacagatgCCAAGTGAGAAGACCATTGGTGGTGGGGATGACTCCTTCACTACCTTCTTCTGTGAAACTGGAGCTGGGAAGCATGTGCCCCGGGCTGTCTTTGTGGACTTGGAACCCACCGTGATTGGTGAGTGCATGTGCAGGAATCTGAGCCTCAAAAGCTCTCTGGTGGGCACCAGCGGTTAATCCTCTCATTAGCCCTGGGTCTGGCTTGGGCAGGGATCTGGGCCCACTTCTGGAAGGTCAGGGCAAATACTTGATCCATTTAGCGGCTAAGGAATACTTGAACActgagggtggaattcaatgccaCATTATTACACCCATCCTGCCAGTGCAAGCCTTTCTATTTGTCAGATGGAAGATCATGCTCCAAATACTATTCTGGGGCTCTACCTGAGTACTCAAGTCATTTGGGGGGGGCACAAACCCCAGTTGCAGCAGCCAGACTTAACAGCTCTGGCTGCTGCTTGCACAACTTTTACGTTGATTCTGACACTAGGTCAGTAGCTGGCAGACTTTAGGCCAAATTTGAGTCTGAGGGGTGCAAACTAGGTCTGCAGTTCCCCATCTATAGGACTCTGGGTGGATGGCAACTGTGACAATGGGATCTGGCAGCATGCAATGGAGGAGTTCAACTTACCAACTCCCACTCGATTCTTATAGTGGGATTTCATCAAAACTAGTAACTGACCAGAGAGGCAGACTGTATTAACTTAACCTGCTAGTAAAGTGATTTGGGCAAGGAGCATTCTGGGTACTGTAAGCTTTTGAGGAATTTGGGCTGCAGGTGATCACACTTCCCATTTTGGGTAGGTGTGTCAGGGTTCCTCAATTTGCTTACCCAATTAAAGAGTCTGAAATATCCACCATACTGATAATTTCTTTTGCATTCCAACCCCTTTTTTATGCAGATGAAATTCGTACTGGCACGTACCGTCAGCTCTTCCATCCAGAGCAGATGATCACTGGCAAGGAAGATGCTGCCAACAACTACGCCCGCGGGCACTACACCATTGGCAAAGAGATCATTGACTTGGTGCTGGACAGGATCCGGAAACTGGTATAGTCATGGTGTGGGATGGGAATAGAAATTCAGGTCCACTCACTTTTGTCTCTTGGTTCAATGCGCCACTAGCATGTGGCCCAAGGAAGATTCCCTCTGAGGGAATGACACCCTTGAGTTGAAAATGTTCCTCACCCTGCTTTAGACACTATCTGTGTTCGGCTTTCTACTTTCTCTTTGCCTCCACTGCTCACTGCCTTtcactcatacaggggagagttTTTCCACTTCTTGGGCACTTTGCATGAAGTGAAAGGATCACACTTGTGCTGCTAGGATACTTTCCCCATCCCTTCCCCAACCAGAAGAGGCAGTGGGTACACTGTTCATTGCTACAAGtgtaataacagcaacagcaccTCCTAATTAAGAGCTACCAGCTCTTCTAgattgtgtatgtgtgagagagggaggttACCGGGCATGGGTTGGTCCATGCAGAGTTGTGAGTTTCCGGAGGCAAGGAAATAGTATCATTAGGCAATTAAGTGGCTAATTGCAAGCTTCAGATTAGTGAAGTCTGAACTTTATGGATCTAGGAATATGCTGTGTCTCACATCATAATAGTACAGTGCACTACAATCTGAGAGAAGCTAATATTTAGCAACAATTTCTTTTGCATTCTCCCAACAGGCTGACCAGTGCACAGGACTCCAGGGATTCCTCGTCTTCCACAGCTTTGGGGGAGGCACTGGCTCAGGATTCACCTCCCTGCTGATGGAACGGCTCTCGGTTGACTATGGCAAGAAGTCCAAGCTGGAATTTGCTATTTACCCAGCTCCTCAGATATCAACAGCTGTGGTTGAGCCCTACAACTCCATCCTCACCACACACACCACCCTTGAGCACTCAGACTGTGCCTTCATGGTAGACAATGAAGCCATCTATGATATCTGCCGCAGGAACCTGGACATCGAGCGCCCAACTTACACAAACCTCAACCGCCTTATCAGCCAGATTGTGTCCTCCATCACAGCCTCGCTTCGCTTTGATGGGGCGCTCAATGTGGACCTGACAGAGTTCCAGACTAACCTGGTGCCCTACCCTCGCATCCACTTCCCTCTGGCCACTTATGCCCCGGTCATCTCTGCAGAGAAGGCCTATCATGAGCAGCTTTCTGTAGCGGAGATCACCAATTCTTGCTTTGAGCCAGCTAACCAGATGGTGAAATGTGACCCCCGCCATGGCAAATACATGGCCTGCTGCCTGTTGTATCGAGGTGATGTGGTGCCCAAGGATGTCAATGCTGCTATTGCCGCCATAAAGACCAAGCGCAGCATCCAGTTTGTGGACTGGTGCCCCACAGGCTTCAAGGTGGGCATCAACTACCAGCCTCCCACTGCAGTCCCAGGCGGAGACCTAGCCAAGGTGCAGCGGGCAGTGTGCATGCTGAGCAACACCACCGCCATTGCTGAGGCCTGGGCCCGCCTGGACCACAAGTTTGACCTGATGTATGCCAAGAGGGCTTTTGTCCACTGGTACGTAGGGGAAGGCATGGAAGAAGGGGAGTTCTCCGAGGCACGAGAAGACATGGCCGCCCTGGAGAAGGATTATGAAGAAGTGGGCATTGATTCATATGAGGatgaagaggagggagaagagtaGCTCTAGATGCTGCACATTGTCTGATGGACCTTCATTTTCAATAAAGTATGTTTGGTTTTATCTGAATTTCTGTGGTATGCCTCTTTCTTGAATAGGGTTACAGCTTCACCTTGCTGGTGGAACAGCTTCAAGTGCTGTTCATTGCCACATAATGGCCATTTCCTTCCACACACCCTACACCTTGAAGGATTTAGAAAAGAGAAGGTGCCAGCCATAGCAGCTAAAGCTGAGCAAATTGGTGGCACAACATTGCACCATGGAGACTACATGGGCAAAGGGGGCATGAGCctggaattatttatttttattaaatttatatcctgctcttccccATAATCTTTAGACAGGTCTTATACCTATTCACCAAGTTAAAAAAATTATGTGGCTAATAAAAGTGATGTAGTCAAATCATGCATACTAGCATATTCTTTTCTCCATCACCACAACCACCCCGATTTGGTACAAAACTTTAAACCAGAATTAGGAAAGTGAAATGAGGTTAACAAACAAGAACGGGACAAATAAAAGTGAGGAATCTCACTGACTGTAGGCAGCTCTATGCACCTCCTTTCTTGGCACTGGAGATTCTGTTTTGCCTCATATATTCTGATAATAACTAGCTtttcttccacacacaaaaaagtcctGAAGATAGCAGGAGGAGGATATCGAGCTATTACAAaacatctctcccccaccctttcccaaAAACACTGAGTAGCATTTTAATTGCTCACCAACCTTGCAAAGTGGATTGGATGTGACTTTGCCCCAAACAAGGCTAAAACTTTATGCATAGGTAGGGATTTAATTCTGCATCTCATCACAATACTTCTTTGGATATCCACTGCAGGAAGATCCCCTGCAATCTCCTATCCAGGCTGAAATCTCATTAAAGTAAAGCCACCCCTGCCTTGAACAGGGATATATTCTTCCCTGTATTCCAGTCTGCCACCACTGACCCCTCTGCATACTACACTGCGTAGGATAGACACATCCCCTGAAGAGTTTGGAGAAATGCTGAATTGTATTTTTCTAGGCTTCTCAACCATAAAATCAAAGACTGGTGCATGTTCTGCTGAAGATGTTGCTCTCTTTTACCCTCTCCTAGCCCCACTTTCAAATGTTAAGCTGCTTGTAGGCATACCTTGCCTAGAACGCTTTAGGCTCCAGTTCTTAGACAAGCAAGGAGTCATATAAAGTTTTAAAGATAAAGACCAGTGAGATCAGCGAGACAGATGGGAGTGGGCCTCACCTTAACTGTGAAATTAGGGGTAGGATTTATGTACTCCAGATGAAAAATGTTTGCTTTTCCTCTattggctgctgcttctctggACAAAGCACTTATTCATTCTTccaggaggcggggggggggcattgagtGGAAGAGGAGGAGTGGTTACACCCAACCTGAAAATGTGCTGGCTGCAAGTCAGGTTTGGCAAGGCTTTGCCCTCCATACCAGGCAGGCAGCCAGTCCTCTCTCTCCTTGCCTGCCACCGTGGCTGCTTTGACTATACATGGGCTATATAGCATAGGAATCTCAAACTAGAAGCTCCCCTCTTTACCTACTCTCGCAATGGGTGGTGGAGGATGTGTGAACCCCTTTCTGTACAACCCCTACTTTATGAAGGGCCAAAGAATCTCACATTGCTGACACACTCTTCAGTCTGAATGCCTTAACTGCACTAACAGCAGTTGCCATCCCTGCTGTTTAACACACGGCTAAAGTGCCTGATGTGTGCTCTGTTTCGCATACACAGAAGTTTAGTACTGAGACCAAATACATCATACTGTATTTGACTTTCATTGATGAGAAACATTTCTAGacttaagtgtgtgtgtatgtatcccCCTGCCTGCTTCCATGAAGGCAGTAATAACATGAGCTTTCAAGGTCTTTTAAGACTCTCTTGTGAGTTTGCTCCAACAGACTTGACACAACTCTTGTTCTGAAAATTGACTCACACCTTGGTCAAGGTAGACATGATTTCCTACCCCGCCCAGATCTTTTCAGCTCTGAATAATTAGCAGCTGTAGCATAAAGCATATAAAACACACAAATGTTTACACAATGCAGTTTTTCTAGCCAGAAAAGATGGTAAAGCTACCAGGAGTACAATAAGAAGTAGACAAAAGTATAAGGAGTAAGAGAAATACACCATGGTTGCCCCACCTccctctttgccccccccccccagtttatatATTTGCAAATCACATACTAAATATGTTTATACAGCTGAGTATGAAGACTTTATTTGACATGACAGGCCCGGAAGACATGCCTGTACCAAAACAAATAGGACACCAGCTTCTTAAATCATTCATCTAGAAGCTGTACTTCAGTACAGAATGCTGGGTTCTCTTTCCCAGCCGGTGATGAGGTATCTTGGTCCCTTGTAAGAGCAGCATCCTGCTGCTTTGGGGAGGTGGCTGACCATGGCCTACAACGCA
The nucleotide sequence above comes from Podarcis raffonei isolate rPodRaf1 chromosome 1, rPodRaf1.pri, whole genome shotgun sequence. Encoded proteins:
- the LOC128419931 gene encoding tubulin alpha-4A chain, with the translated sequence MRECISVHVGQAGVQMGNTCWELYCLEHGIQPDGQMPSEKTIGGGDDSFTTFFCETGAGKHVPRAVFVDLEPTVIDEIRTGTYRQLFHPEQMITGKEDAANNYARGHYTIGKEIIDLVLDRIRKLADQCTGLQGFLVFHSFGGGTGSGFTSLLMERLSVDYGKKSKLEFAIYPAPQISTAVVEPYNSILTTHTTLEHSDCAFMVDNEAIYDICRRNLDIERPTYTNLNRLISQIVSSITASLRFDGALNVDLTEFQTNLVPYPRIHFPLATYAPVISAEKAYHEQLSVAEITNSCFEPANQMVKCDPRHGKYMACCLLYRGDVVPKDVNAAIAAIKTKRSIQFVDWCPTGFKVGINYQPPTAVPGGDLAKVQRAVCMLSNTTAIAEAWARLDHKFDLMYAKRAFVHWYVGEGMEEGEFSEAREDMAALEKDYEEVGIDSYEDEEEGEE